The sequence below is a genomic window from Acidobacteriota bacterium.
TTCAAGTTGTCGAGAATCCCCTGGGTCAACGAATCAAATCCTCCGCCTCCTCCGCTTACTATGGTCGAAGGAGTTCCAGCCAATCCAATGCTGCCGTAGTTGCCGATGAAGTCGATCTGGGGCTTTGTCTGGTCTTTGTAGTACGCGATGTCGATGTTTTTCTGCTCTGTCTGAAGCCTCATCTGATCGAGCTCCGGGCGATTCTTCAACGCCAGCCGGGTTGCTTCATCGAGATCGAATGTGGAGTGTGTCGACAGTGGCTCATCGGTTGGCTTTATCTCTGCGTACCACATCTTGTCATTGGGGTCCTTAAGGAGCAGCCCCTTAAGAGTATTCTCGGCGGTCGTAACACCCTGCAGGGCGATGATCACATTACCTTTCGCCGATTCGAGCTGGGCCTCGGTGGAACGAAGCTCGATGGGAGCCAACGTGCCGGCATCCACCATCTTCCGATTGTTCTCGAGCTGGGTGCGCGCAAGTTCGACTGAATCCCGTGCGATCTTTTCATTGAGAATGGCGTAAACGAGGTCCCAGTACGCGCGCTGTACCGAGCTGATAACCTCTATCACCCGCTGTCGGAATTGACTGTCCGACAGGTCGAGCGATTTCTTGGCAATCTGAATCGAGCGGCGGTTCGCGTCGATCGCAAAGTTCCGCATCAACGGCTGCGTAAACTGAAGCGTAAGCTGTGGAGTGTACTGAGTCGTGAGCAGCGACGCCGTCGAGCTGGTGACCGTGCGGCTGTTGTTGAAGTCAGCTTCCCACAAGCCGCCCCCCCGTTGCACGAGTTGGCTGGTCGTGAAGTTATAGTTGAGTGACTTCTGCGTGAGCGAGGAAGTGTCGCCGCCGCCCCCAAATATTGATACTATCGGCTGCGTCGTGCTGCGATAGTTGATGTCCGAGGTCGAGAGTATGTCGTAGACGCCCTTAAGCGAATAGAGGTTTCGTTCCGCTATCTGCACGCCCTGGCGAAACTGCTCGATGTCGAGGTTGTTCTGCAGCGCCTGCGCGATCGCATCTTGAAGCGCCAGCGAATGTACCTCTCCAGGTTTGATGCCTACTCGCGCGGTGGTGACATCCGGAGAGAGCACGAGCGGTTGAGTGATCGAGTTTTGCGCGGGTGTACTCTGTTGCTGCGTTGCAGGCTGACTCGGCTGCTGCTGGCGCGCAACTACTCCCTCTTGAGCGAACACCGCAAGCGGCGACGCCGCAAATGAGATTGCCAGCAAGGCGATTGCTGCCGTGTGGCTCGATTGTTGAAGTTTTCTTAGTAGTGAACTCATAACCTTCCTCTCAAAGCAAAGTCCAGACACCTGCTCCCGGTTCTCTTGGTCGCCGGGCTCAGCAAATTGAATAGCGATGCCGTAGTCTGATTGGTCAAATGTTTGATACGACATCTCTGAAGTTGCCGTTTCAATAAAGTCTCTACGCTAAAGCCTTCGGCAACAATTCCTTCAAGCGTCCCGCGCCGGCCAAGAGTACGAACTCAAAGTTTACACGCCGCT
It includes:
- a CDS encoding TolC family protein; translated protein: MSSLLRKLQQSSHTAAIALLAISFAASPLAVFAQEGVVARQQQPSQPATQQQSTPAQNSITQPLVLSPDVTTARVGIKPGEVHSLALQDAIAQALQNNLDIEQFRQGVQIAERNLYSLKGVYDILSTSDINYRSTTQPIVSIFGGGGDTSSLTQKSLNYNFTTSQLVQRGGGLWEADFNNSRTVTSSTASLLTTQYTPQLTLQFTQPLMRNFAIDANRRSIQIAKKSLDLSDSQFRQRVIEVISSVQRAYWDLVYAILNEKIARDSVELARTQLENNRKMVDAGTLAPIELRSTEAQLESAKGNVIIALQGVTTAENTLKGLLLKDPNDKMWYAEIKPTDEPLSTHSTFDLDEATRLALKNRPELDQMRLQTEQKNIDIAYYKDQTKPQIDFIGNYGSIGLAGTPSTIVSGGGGGFDSLTQGILDNLNVALTTLNLGTFNPTAPTSSVLGERVLPRFKGGYFQALSNLFGQDFKAYQVGIHFSFPWRNRAAEGNLGRTLAEARQLDARQRQLVETVQIDVRNALQAVVASEQRLGAAKAGELAAQAQYNGEQERYRAGLSTNFVVLQRLTDLSVARGTTVRALTDYNKALADLQRYTGMTLVSNNVQIPTQASAAKK